The proteins below come from a single Paracoccus sp. SCSIO 75233 genomic window:
- the rplI gene encoding 50S ribosomal protein L9, with translation MQVILLERVAKLGAMGEVVKVKEGYARNFLLPQGKALRASDANIAAFEAQKAALVAKNDESKADAQTVADKLNGETFIIIRSASDAGALYGSVSPRDAADAASEAGHSVDRKQIVLGAPIKELGLHKVQVVLHPEVEAEITLNVARSNEEAELQASGKSIQDLAAEEDAAAEFEIAELFDDIGSASREDEDLAPEAPETTANSGE, from the coding sequence ATGCAAGTCATCCTGCTGGAACGCGTCGCCAAGCTTGGCGCAATGGGCGAAGTGGTGAAGGTCAAAGAAGGCTACGCCCGCAACTTCCTGCTGCCGCAGGGCAAGGCGCTGCGTGCCTCTGACGCCAATATCGCCGCCTTCGAAGCGCAGAAAGCCGCGCTCGTCGCCAAGAACGACGAGAGCAAGGCCGATGCTCAGACCGTCGCCGACAAGCTGAACGGCGAAACCTTCATCATCATCCGCTCGGCGTCCGATGCCGGTGCGCTTTACGGCTCTGTCAGCCCGCGTGATGCGGCTGATGCTGCGTCCGAGGCGGGCCACAGCGTCGACCGCAAGCAGATCGTTCTGGGCGCGCCGATCAAGGAACTCGGCCTGCACAAGGTTCAGGTCGTCCTGCACCCGGAAGTCGAAGCCGAGATCACGCTGAACGTCGCCCGCTCGAACGAAGAGGCCGAGCTTCAGGCGTCGGGCAAGTCGATCCAGGATCTGGCTGCGGAAGAAGACGCCGCTGCCGAATTCGAGATCGCCGAGCTGTTCGACGACATCGGCTCCGCCTCGCGCGAAGACGAAGATCTCGCACCGGAAGCACCGGAAACCACGGCAAATTCGGGCGAGTAA
- the tig gene encoding trigger factor, with product MQVTETQNDGLKRGYQLTLPAADLAATVDAKLKEAQPEIEMKGFRKGKVPMAMLKKQFGPRVMGDAMQESIDGALRDHLEKSGDRPAVQPKIEMEDGENWKEGDDVVVNVSYEILPPIPEVDLSTLKLERLVVKAEEAAVTEALEGLAKNATAYEDKEADAKAEKDDQVVIDFKGSVDGEEFEGGAAEDYPLVLGSNSFIPGFEDQLIGAKSGDDIEVKVTFPEEYGAEHLAGKDAVFATTVKAVKKPVDALIDDELAKRFGAESLDKLKEQITERLEAEYKGASRAVMKRGLLDQLDDQVKFDLPEVLVEAEAGQIAHQLWHEEHPEEQGHNHGEIEPTDEHKKLAERRVRLGLLLAEIGQKAEVQVSDQEFTQAVMNQARQFPGQERQFFEFIQQNAQAQQQLRAPLFEDKVVDHIAEQAEVTEKEVSKEDLEKAVEALDEL from the coding sequence ATGCAGGTCACAGAGACCCAGAACGACGGCCTCAAGCGCGGCTACCAACTGACCCTCCCGGCCGCCGATCTGGCCGCGACCGTTGATGCCAAGCTGAAAGAAGCCCAGCCTGAAATCGAAATGAAGGGTTTCCGCAAGGGCAAAGTCCCGATGGCCATGCTGAAAAAGCAGTTCGGCCCGCGCGTCATGGGCGACGCCATGCAGGAATCCATCGACGGCGCGCTGCGCGATCACCTCGAAAAATCCGGCGACCGTCCTGCGGTTCAGCCGAAGATCGAGATGGAAGATGGTGAGAACTGGAAAGAAGGCGATGACGTCGTGGTCAACGTCTCCTACGAAATCCTGCCCCCCATCCCGGAAGTCGACCTGTCCACGCTCAAGCTGGAGCGACTGGTTGTGAAGGCCGAGGAAGCAGCGGTGACCGAAGCCCTCGAAGGGCTGGCGAAAAACGCGACCGCCTATGAGGACAAGGAAGCCGACGCCAAGGCCGAGAAGGACGATCAGGTCGTGATCGACTTCAAAGGCTCGGTTGATGGTGAGGAATTTGAAGGCGGCGCGGCGGAAGATTACCCGCTGGTGCTGGGCTCCAACAGCTTCATCCCGGGTTTCGAGGACCAGTTGATCGGCGCGAAATCGGGCGACGACATCGAAGTGAAGGTGACCTTCCCCGAGGAATATGGCGCGGAACATCTGGCCGGCAAGGACGCGGTTTTCGCAACCACCGTCAAAGCCGTGAAAAAGCCCGTGGACGCGCTGATCGACGATGAGCTGGCCAAGCGTTTCGGTGCCGAATCGCTCGACAAGCTGAAGGAACAGATCACCGAGCGTCTGGAGGCCGAGTATAAAGGCGCCTCCCGCGCGGTTATGAAGCGCGGCCTGCTGGATCAGCTTGACGATCAGGTGAAGTTCGACCTGCCCGAAGTTCTGGTCGAAGCCGAAGCCGGTCAGATCGCGCACCAGCTCTGGCACGAAGAACACCCGGAAGAGCAGGGCCACAACCACGGCGAGATCGAGCCGACCGACGAGCACAAGAAACTGGCCGAACGCCGCGTCCGTCTGGGCCTGCTGCTGGCCGAGATCGGTCAGAAGGCCGAAGTGCAGGTCTCCGATCAGGAATTCACTCAAGCCGTCATGAATCAGGCCCGCCAGTTCCCCGGTCAGGAACGCCAGTTCTTCGAGTTCATTCAGCAGAACGCACAAGCGCAGCAGCAGCTTCGCGCGCCGCTGTTTGAGGATAAGGTTGTCGATCACATCGCCGAGCAGGCGGAAGTGACCGAGAAGGAAGTGAGCAAGGAAGATCTGGAGAAAGCCGTCGAAGCGCTCGACGAACTCTGA
- the prmC gene encoding peptide chain release factor N(5)-glutamine methyltransferase: MTGPSGADLWADAIARLSDAGVEDPQGDATRLMMAALTRVLGKQVKRHHMRDHLNAEAPPELIPAYRDMIEARTARQPVSQIIGYRSFWKHDFSVSRDTLDPRPETELLVETALELPWDSVLDLGTGTGAILISLLAERPAARGLGTDISQGALSVARDNAQRIGVTAEFAVADWFDGVDGRFDLIVSNPPYIAADEMAALSPEVREWEPRRALTDEADGLSAYRVIVAGAKAHLNPGGHVLVEIGWRQGGAVCALFEAVGAKTRILSDLDGRDRVVHAAF; the protein is encoded by the coding sequence ATGACCGGGCCAAGCGGGGCCGATTTGTGGGCCGACGCAATCGCACGGTTGTCTGATGCCGGTGTTGAAGACCCGCAGGGCGATGCGACGCGGCTGATGATGGCTGCGCTGACGCGGGTTCTTGGCAAACAGGTCAAGCGTCACCATATGAGGGATCACCTGAATGCGGAGGCCCCGCCGGAATTGATCCCTGCCTATCGGGATATGATCGAAGCGCGCACCGCGCGCCAGCCGGTCAGCCAGATCATCGGATATCGCTCTTTCTGGAAACATGATTTCAGCGTGTCACGCGATACGCTCGACCCGCGTCCGGAGACGGAATTGCTGGTCGAAACGGCGCTTGAACTGCCTTGGGACAGCGTGCTGGATCTCGGGACGGGAACCGGCGCGATCCTGATTTCGCTGTTGGCGGAGCGTCCGGCTGCGCGCGGCCTCGGTACGGATATTTCGCAAGGCGCGCTTTCCGTCGCCCGTGACAATGCGCAACGGATTGGGGTGACGGCAGAGTTTGCGGTTGCGGACTGGTTCGACGGGGTCGACGGTCGGTTCGATCTGATCGTGTCGAACCCGCCCTATATCGCGGCGGATGAAATGGCGGCGCTGTCCCCCGAGGTCCGGGAATGGGAGCCGCGTCGCGCGTTGACGGATGAGGCGGACGGGTTGTCGGCCTATCGCGTGATTGTGGCAGGGGCAAAGGCGCATCTGAACCCCGGCGGTCATGTGCTGGTCGAAATCGGTTGGCGACAGGGCGGTGCCGTTTGTGCGCTGTTTGAGGCTGTCGGGGCGAAGACCCGCATCCTTTCCGATCTCGACGGTCGTGACCGTGTGGTCCATGCCGCATTTTAA
- a CDS encoding DUF4167 domain-containing protein produces MRSSKSRSRSKSNRQRSLGNIVNRVFDSSGPEGKVRGTPQQIIDKYLTLARDAQLSNDRVAEQAFLQHAEHYTRLLGEAQREQAERQQQNQQNHQNHQNNNGQRGDGDGEENGHQQGRDQRGNRSDRNGFDRNGSDRNGSERNDRAEADDARRSNRGDNRNGHRGEKSEDATVANAAPAAEGLPDVISAVDGPIETQAPNSAEVAEDAEAAPAPKPRTRRASTGEPRGRKPKAKPADDAAEDKPAEKKPARKRASKKAAEEMAEDSVPATETSDE; encoded by the coding sequence ATGAGATCATCCAAATCCCGTTCGCGTTCGAAGTCGAACCGTCAACGCTCCCTTGGTAACATTGTCAACCGGGTCTTCGATTCGTCGGGGCCGGAGGGCAAGGTGCGCGGTACGCCGCAGCAGATTATTGACAAATACCTCACGCTCGCCCGCGATGCGCAGCTTTCGAATGACCGCGTGGCGGAGCAGGCTTTCCTGCAACATGCCGAACACTACACCCGCCTGCTGGGCGAGGCGCAGCGCGAGCAGGCGGAGCGTCAGCAGCAGAACCAGCAAAATCACCAGAACCACCAGAACAATAACGGTCAGCGTGGTGACGGCGATGGCGAGGAAAACGGGCATCAGCAGGGCCGTGACCAGCGGGGGAACCGGTCGGACCGGAACGGTTTCGACCGCAACGGGTCAGACCGGAACGGCTCGGAGCGCAATGACCGTGCCGAGGCCGATGATGCGCGCCGCAGCAACCGGGGCGATAATCGCAACGGCCATCGTGGCGAGAAGTCCGAGGATGCGACGGTCGCGAATGCGGCGCCGGCCGCAGAAGGGCTGCCCGACGTGATCTCTGCAGTTGATGGGCCGATTGAGACGCAGGCCCCGAATTCGGCTGAGGTTGCTGAGGACGCGGAGGCCGCACCCGCCCCGAAACCCCGCACACGCCGTGCCAGCACGGGCGAGCCGCGTGGCCGGAAGCCGAAGGCGAAACCTGCCGACGACGCGGCCGAGGACAAGCCGGCGGAGAAGAAACCGGCCCGCAAGCGCGCCTCGAAAAAAGCTGCGGAAGAGATGGCTGAGGACAGCGTCCCGGCGACGGAAACCTCCGACGAATAA
- the rpsF gene encoding 30S ribosomal protein S6: protein MPLYEHVMISRQDLSNAQAEGLIEHFSTVLADNGGKVIDSEYWGVRTLAYKINKNRKGHYAFLRTDAPSAAVQEMERLARLHDDVMRVMSIKVDAHEEGPSVQMQKREERGERRERRDRDN, encoded by the coding sequence ATGCCGCTTTACGAGCATGTGATGATCTCCCGTCAGGACCTGTCGAACGCACAGGCCGAAGGGCTGATCGAACATTTTTCCACCGTGCTGGCCGATAATGGCGGCAAGGTGATCGACAGCGAATACTGGGGTGTCCGCACCCTCGCCTACAAGATCAACAAGAACCGCAAGGGTCACTACGCCTTCCTGCGCACCGACGCCCCCTCGGCCGCCGTGCAGGAAATGGAGCGTCTGGCCCGTCTGCATGACGACGTGATGCGCGTGATGTCGATCAAGGTCGACGCCCACGAAGAAGGCCCCTCCGTCCAGATGCAGAAACGCGAAGAGCGTGGCGAACGCCGCGAGCGTCGCGACCGCGACAATTAA
- the rpsR gene encoding 30S ribosomal protein S18, with the protein MANKPFFRRRKVDPFGGDNAPKIDYKDTRLLQRYISERGKIVPSRITAVSAKNQRKLAQAIKRARFLALLPYVVK; encoded by the coding sequence ATGGCGAACAAACCGTTTTTCCGTCGTCGCAAGGTCGATCCGTTCGGCGGCGATAACGCCCCCAAGATCGACTACAAAGACACCCGCCTGCTGCAGCGCTATATCAGCGAACGCGGCAAGATCGTGCCGTCGCGCATCACCGCCGTTTCGGCCAAGAACCAGCGCAAGCTGGCGCAGGCCATCAAGCGCGCGCGGTTCCTGGCGCTGCTGCCCTACGTCGTGAAATAA
- the prfA gene encoding peptide chain release factor 1, giving the protein MLPEDRLAQITQRFEFLEAQLNAGPSADEIAAISREYAELKPVVSQIAEWRAAREGLEEAQLMLADPDMRELAEEEIQRLKDALPDIEQKLSIALLPKDAADARPAILEIRPGTGGEEAALFAGDLLSMYRRYAEGQGWDFQLLELSETELGGIKEAVARIEGEGVFARLKYESGVHRVQRVPETESGGRIHTSAATVAVLPEAEDVEIDIPAGDIRIDTMRASGAGGQHVNTTDSAVRITHLPTGIVVTSSEKSQHQNRANAMAVLRARLYEMERERADTERAADRKTQVGSGDRSERIRTYNFPQGRMTDHRINLTLYALDKVMAGDLAEIIDALISYDQAARLAAQA; this is encoded by the coding sequence ATGCTTCCTGAAGACCGCCTTGCCCAGATCACGCAGCGTTTCGAGTTTCTCGAAGCGCAGTTGAATGCCGGACCTTCCGCCGATGAAATCGCGGCCATCAGTCGCGAATATGCGGAGCTGAAACCTGTCGTGTCGCAAATCGCCGAATGGCGGGCCGCGCGTGAGGGGCTGGAGGAGGCGCAGCTTATGCTGGCCGACCCGGATATGCGAGAACTGGCTGAGGAGGAAATTCAGCGTCTGAAGGATGCGCTGCCGGATATTGAACAGAAGCTGAGCATTGCCCTGCTGCCCAAGGACGCGGCCGACGCCCGGCCTGCGATCCTTGAAATCCGTCCGGGAACGGGGGGCGAGGAAGCAGCGCTTTTTGCCGGCGACCTGCTGTCCATGTATCGCCGCTATGCGGAAGGGCAGGGCTGGGATTTTCAGCTTCTGGAACTGAGCGAGACCGAGCTTGGCGGGATCAAGGAAGCCGTCGCCCGGATCGAGGGCGAAGGCGTGTTCGCGCGTCTGAAATACGAATCCGGCGTGCATCGGGTGCAGCGCGTACCGGAAACCGAATCGGGCGGGCGCATCCACACATCCGCTGCGACGGTTGCCGTGCTGCCGGAAGCAGAGGATGTGGAGATCGACATTCCCGCTGGCGACATCCGGATCGACACCATGCGGGCCTCTGGTGCGGGTGGCCAGCACGTCAACACCACCGATTCGGCGGTGCGGATCACCCATTTGCCGACCGGGATCGTCGTCACCAGCTCAGAGAAATCGCAGCACCAGAACCGGGCCAATGCGATGGCGGTGCTTCGCGCGCGGCTTTATGAGATGGAACGCGAGCGGGCGGATACGGAACGCGCCGCTGACCGCAAGACGCAGGTCGGCAGCGGCGACCGTTCGGAGCGGATCCGGACCTATAATTTCCCGCAAGGAAGGATGACCGATCACCGGATCAATCTGACGCTTTACGCTCTGGACAAGGTCATGGCGGGCGATCTGGCGGAGATCATCGACGCGCTGATTTCCTACGATCAGGCGGCGCGCCTCGCCGCGCAGGCATGA
- a CDS encoding YihY/virulence factor BrkB family protein — protein MSARSGATANPAAMIRPKAHRPGKPRRSPDPTTSGHIGSERNGMAKRPERSISDALFGPLPEETRRRIGLDRYPEPRTGNSQRGKDQHSLPVPRPDAPTSPWGMRPSEWWQVLKQTVRKISEDRVTSIAGGVTFFSLLALFPAITALVSIFGLVADPEAIADNLTLLEEFLPPSAYNIISGQVNSIVNAPGTALSFAGIAGLLATLWSANGGMKALIDALNVAWMQRERRGFVMLTVVSLGMTLGAIALVIAMIAAITVLPAVLNWLPIPAETRSSVGLIRWPIMFGVLIFAIAALYRWGPSRGKARFRLLSPGSLFASIGLVVASVAFSFYAANFAGYNETYGTLGAVIALMMWLWIASIVIMVGAELNSVSERHLSALQGRVNDVAAAGRKSTTENAGT, from the coding sequence ATGTCGGCGAGGTCTGGGGCAACCGCAAATCCGGCAGCGATGATTCGGCCAAAAGCGCACCGTCCGGGGAAGCCGCGCCGAAGCCCGGACCCGACGACATCCGGACACATCGGCTCTGAACGGAACGGAATGGCGAAACGACCTGAACGTTCGATCTCCGACGCGCTTTTCGGCCCGCTCCCGGAGGAGACCCGCCGTCGCATCGGCCTCGACCGCTATCCAGAGCCCCGCACCGGGAACAGTCAACGCGGTAAGGATCAACACAGCCTTCCCGTACCGCGTCCGGATGCCCCGACATCACCGTGGGGTATGCGCCCCTCCGAATGGTGGCAGGTGCTGAAACAGACGGTGCGTAAAATCAGCGAGGACCGCGTGACCTCCATCGCGGGCGGGGTGACGTTTTTCAGCCTGCTGGCACTTTTCCCGGCGATCACGGCGCTGGTGTCGATTTTCGGCCTTGTCGCCGACCCGGAAGCGATTGCCGATAATCTGACCCTGCTGGAAGAATTCCTGCCGCCATCCGCTTACAACATCATAAGCGGTCAGGTGAATTCGATCGTCAACGCCCCCGGAACGGCGCTCTCCTTTGCCGGTATCGCCGGGTTGCTGGCAACGCTTTGGTCAGCAAATGGTGGTATGAAAGCCCTTATCGACGCGCTGAATGTCGCATGGATGCAGCGCGAGAGAAGGGGTTTCGTGATGCTGACGGTCGTTTCACTTGGCATGACACTGGGCGCCATCGCGCTTGTCATCGCCATGATCGCCGCCATCACGGTGCTGCCAGCCGTGCTGAACTGGCTGCCAATTCCGGCAGAGACCAGATCCTCCGTCGGCCTGATCCGCTGGCCGATCATGTTCGGCGTGCTGATCTTCGCCATCGCGGCGCTCTATCGCTGGGGGCCAAGTCGCGGCAAGGCACGCTTCCGGCTTCTTTCTCCCGGCTCACTTTTCGCATCCATTGGACTCGTTGTCGCATCGGTGGCATTCTCATTTTATGCAGCAAATTTTGCAGGCTATAATGAGACTTACGGCACACTCGGCGCCGTGATCGCACTCATGATGTGGCTCTGGATTGCATCCATTGTTATCATGGTCGGCGCCGAGCTTAATTCAGTGAGCGAGCGCCATCTGAGCGCTTTGCAGGGAAGGGTAAATGACGTTGCAGCGGCCGGCCGAAAATCAACTACAGAAAACGCAGGGACATAA
- a CDS encoding NAD(P)H-hydrate dehydratase, with amino-acid sequence MTLQRPAENQLQKTQGHKYEHGHSLVIAGSMGHGGAARLAARAALRIGSGLVTVAPPRSAIIEHAFQPDALMRQPVNTIGELHGTIVSKRITAIAMGPGCSAGRAAMLMREVVNTGLPAVLDADALSALAREPLKLRPDIILTPHRGEFARMFPAIAQGLADTPEAHLQAASRAAKECGATVLLKGPDTAIAAPDGETRLHSAHDVPWLATAGAGDVLTGIIVGLLARGHAPLDAAETGATIHAACARHFGPGLIADDLPEEIPAILRNMA; translated from the coding sequence ATGACGTTGCAGCGGCCGGCCGAAAATCAACTACAGAAAACGCAGGGACATAAATACGAGCATGGTCATTCGCTGGTCATCGCGGGATCGATGGGACATGGCGGGGCCGCGCGGCTTGCGGCGCGGGCAGCGTTGCGAATCGGATCAGGGCTGGTCACGGTTGCCCCGCCAAGAAGCGCGATAATCGAGCACGCTTTCCAGCCCGACGCCCTCATGCGGCAGCCGGTCAACACGATTGGCGAATTGCACGGCACCATCGTCAGCAAGCGAATCACCGCCATCGCAATGGGTCCGGGATGCAGCGCGGGACGTGCGGCCATGCTGATGCGCGAGGTTGTAAATACCGGCCTGCCAGCGGTTCTGGATGCCGACGCCCTGTCAGCCCTTGCGCGCGAGCCGTTGAAGCTGCGCCCAGACATCATCCTGACCCCGCATCGCGGAGAGTTTGCGCGCATGTTCCCGGCAATCGCCCAGGGTCTTGCCGATACGCCGGAGGCACATCTGCAGGCAGCATCCCGCGCCGCGAAGGAATGCGGGGCGACGGTTCTGCTGAAGGGCCCGGACACGGCAATTGCCGCACCTGACGGCGAAACCCGGCTCCATTCCGCGCATGATGTGCCGTGGCTGGCGACCGCCGGTGCGGGTGACGTGCTGACCGGGATCATTGTCGGGCTGCTCGCGCGCGGTCATGCCCCGCTTGACGCAGCCGAAACGGGGGCCACGATTCACGCCGCCTGCGCCCGGCATTTCGGACCCGGGCTGATCGCAGACGATCTGCCGGAGGAAATTCCGGCGATCCTGCGCAACATGGCTTGA
- the speB gene encoding agmatinase — translation MALEDAKHQVDQAFTREDRRGLSFENAFGGATSFLRRRYTKDVGGYALAVTGIPFDQAVTNRPGARFGPRAIREAATLQAFDPPYGWGYDPLSELAIADAGDMAFDYANTREVPARIEAHIGGLLDQGAGTITLGGDHFITLPILRAYALRHGPLALIQFDAHSDTWADDDPDRIDHGTFLYKAIREGVVDPAASVSVGIRTDNPDTLGVTILDAPSVHRDGVEATLARIRQVIGDRPAYITFDIDALDPAFAPGTGTPVWGGLASWQAAALLRGLAGVHLLGGDVVEVSPQYDTTGATAIAAAHVATDLICLYGWTRR, via the coding sequence ATGGCACTGGAAGACGCGAAACATCAGGTGGATCAAGCGTTCACACGCGAGGATCGGCGGGGGCTCAGCTTTGAAAACGCGTTTGGCGGCGCGACGTCGTTCCTGCGTCGACGTTATACGAAAGATGTCGGCGGCTATGCGCTTGCCGTGACGGGCATTCCCTTTGACCAGGCAGTGACGAACCGCCCGGGCGCGCGTTTCGGTCCGCGTGCCATCCGCGAGGCAGCGACGCTTCAGGCCTTTGATCCGCCGTATGGCTGGGGCTATGATCCGCTGTCCGAACTCGCCATCGCCGATGCCGGTGACATGGCGTTCGACTATGCCAATACCCGCGAGGTTCCGGCCCGGATCGAGGCGCATATCGGCGGGTTGCTGGATCAGGGTGCGGGGACGATCACCCTGGGCGGGGATCATTTCATCACCCTGCCAATCCTGCGCGCCTATGCGCTGCGGCATGGCCCGCTGGCGCTGATCCAGTTCGATGCGCATTCCGACACATGGGCGGACGACGACCCCGACCGGATCGACCACGGCACGTTTCTTTACAAGGCGATCCGGGAAGGCGTGGTCGATCCGGCGGCGAGCGTCAGTGTCGGGATCAGAACCGACAACCCCGATACGCTTGGCGTCACGATCCTCGATGCTCCGTCGGTCCATAGGGATGGTGTGGAGGCAACGCTGGCCCGCATCCGGCAGGTCATCGGTGATCGTCCGGCCTATATCACCTTCGACATAGATGCGCTCGACCCCGCTTTCGCGCCCGGTACTGGCACGCCGGTCTGGGGCGGGCTGGCGAGCTGGCAGGCGGCGGCGCTGCTGCGGGGGCTTGCCGGGGTGCATCTGCTGGGCGGCGATGTGGTCGAGGTCTCGCCGCAATATGACACCACCGGGGCGACGGCGATTGCCGCGGCCCATGTCGCGACGGATCTGATCTGCCTTTACGGCTGGACACGGCGGTAG
- a CDS encoding cytochrome-c peroxidase, whose translation MRIPFILAMLGMAASPSLAQEAEPIDVKELQEGAAALFMPIPAEPIPLPNPEGAESVPLDANKIELGKKLFFDPRMSASQLISCQTCHNVGLGGVDQLPTSIGHGWQKGPRNAPTMLNAVFNIAQFWDGRAPDLAEQAKGPLQASVEMNNTPERLLETLQSMPAYVEEFETAFPGSNDPVSFENFAVAIEQFEATLITPNSPFDQFLAGDLEAMNEQQVAGLQAFIDTGCVGCHYGVNLGGESYHPFGVVERPGGSILPEGDKGRFAVTATADDEYVFRAAPLRNVALTAPYFHSGAVWDLDEAVQIMSSSQVGTVLTDEQADDIVAFLGALTGEQPRIEHPVLPPRSETTPAPVSMVQ comes from the coding sequence ATGCGCATTCCCTTCATTTTGGCGATGCTCGGCATGGCGGCCTCGCCAAGCCTAGCGCAAGAGGCCGAACCGATTGACGTTAAGGAACTGCAGGAAGGCGCGGCGGCGCTTTTCATGCCGATCCCGGCTGAGCCGATCCCGCTGCCCAATCCCGAAGGCGCGGAATCCGTGCCGCTTGATGCAAACAAGATCGAGCTGGGCAAGAAACTGTTCTTCGATCCGCGCATGTCCGCATCGCAGCTTATTTCTTGCCAGACCTGCCATAATGTCGGGCTTGGCGGCGTGGACCAGTTGCCGACCTCCATCGGGCATGGCTGGCAGAAGGGGCCGCGTAACGCACCGACGATGCTGAACGCCGTGTTCAACATCGCGCAGTTCTGGGACGGCCGCGCCCCGGATCTGGCCGAACAGGCGAAAGGCCCGCTGCAAGCCTCGGTCGAGATGAACAACACGCCCGAAAGGCTGCTGGAAACGCTGCAATCCATGCCCGCCTATGTCGAGGAGTTCGAGACGGCGTTCCCCGGCAGCAACGATCCGGTGAGTTTCGAGAACTTCGCCGTGGCGATCGAGCAGTTCGAAGCAACGCTGATTACGCCGAACTCGCCCTTCGACCAGTTTCTTGCAGGCGATCTTGAGGCGATGAATGAGCAACAGGTCGCGGGTTTGCAGGCCTTCATCGACACTGGCTGCGTCGGCTGCCATTACGGCGTCAATCTCGGCGGCGAAAGCTATCACCCGTTCGGCGTCGTGGAGCGCCCCGGCGGCAGCATCCTGCCCGAAGGCGACAAGGGCCGCTTCGCCGTGACCGCAACCGCCGATGACGAATATGTCTTCCGCGCCGCGCCGCTGCGCAATGTCGCGCTGACCGCACCTTATTTCCACTCCGGCGCGGTCTGGGATCTGGATGAAGCGGTACAGATCATGTCGTCCTCGCAGGTCGGCACGGTGCTGACGGATGAGCAGGCCGATGACATCGTCGCCTTCCTCGGCGCCCTGACCGGCGAGCAGCCACGGATCGAACACCCGGTCCTGCCGCCGCGCAGCGAGACCACGCCTGCGCCGGTTTCGATGGTGCAGTAA
- a CDS encoding P-II family nitrogen regulator, producing MKKIEAIIKPFKLDDVKEALQEVGVQGLTVTEVKGFGRQKGHTELYRGAEYVVDFLPKIKIEMILPDDQIDSAVEAIVSAARTEKIGDGKIFVSPIDQAIRIRTGETGDDAV from the coding sequence ATGAAGAAGATCGAAGCGATCATCAAGCCCTTCAAGCTGGACGACGTGAAGGAAGCCCTTCAGGAAGTCGGCGTTCAGGGGCTGACCGTCACCGAGGTCAAGGGTTTCGGACGCCAGAAGGGCCACACGGAACTGTATCGCGGGGCGGAATATGTCGTGGACTTCCTGCCCAAGATCAAGATCGAGATGATCCTGCCCGACGACCAGATCGACTCCGCGGTCGAGGCCATCGTCTCTGCCGCGCGGACGGAGAAGATCGGCGACGGCAAGATCTTCGTCTCCCCCATAGATCAGGCGATCCGCATCCGCACCGGGGAGACCGGCGACGACGCGGTCTGA